The following are encoded in a window of Citrobacter freundii genomic DNA:
- the rpsG gene encoding 30S ribosomal protein S7 — MPRRRVIGQRKILPDPKFGSELLAKFVNILMVDGKKSTAETIVYSALETLAQRSGKDGLEAFEVALENVRPTVEVKSRRVGGSTYQVPVEVRPVRRNALAMRWIVEAARKRGDKSMALRLANELSDAAENKGTAVKKREDVHRMAEANKAFAHYRW; from the coding sequence ATGCCACGTCGTCGCGTCATTGGTCAGCGTAAAATTCTGCCGGATCCTAAGTTCGGATCAGAGCTGCTGGCTAAATTTGTAAACATCCTGATGGTAGATGGTAAAAAATCTACTGCAGAAACCATCGTATACAGCGCCCTGGAGACCCTGGCTCAGCGCTCTGGTAAAGATGGCCTGGAAGCCTTTGAAGTAGCCCTCGAAAACGTGCGCCCGACTGTCGAAGTTAAGTCTCGCCGCGTTGGTGGTTCTACTTATCAGGTACCAGTTGAAGTCCGTCCGGTTCGTCGTAATGCTCTGGCAATGCGTTGGATCGTTGAAGCTGCTCGTAAACGCGGTGATAAATCCATGGCTCTGCGCCTGGCGAACGAACTTTCTGATGCTGCAGAAAACAAAGGTACTGCAGTTAAGAAACGTGAAGACGTTCACCGTATGGCAGAAGCCAACAAGGCGTTCGCACACTACCGTTGGTAA
- the fusA gene encoding elongation factor G, producing MARTTPIARYRNIGISAHIDAGKTTTTERILFYTGVNHKIGEVHDGAATMDWMEQEQERGITITSAATTAFWSGMAKQYEPHRVNIIDTPGHVDFTIEVERSMRVLDGAVMVYCAVGGVQPQSETVWRQANKYKVPRIAFVNKMDRMGANFLKVVGQIKTRLGANPVPLQLAIGAEEHFTGVVDLVKMKAINWNEEDAGVTFTYEDIPADMQELAEEWHQNLIESAAEASEELMEKYLGGEELTEEEIKTALRQRVLNNEIILVTCGSAFKNKGVQAMLDAVIDYLPSPIDVPAINGILDDGKDTPAERHASDEEPFAALAFKIATDPFVGNLTFFRVYSGVVNSGDTVYNPVKSARERFGRIVQMHANKREEIKEVRAGDIAAAIGLKDVTTGDTICDPDHVIILERMEFPEPVISIAVEPKTKADQEKMGLALGRLAKEDPSFRVWTDEESNQTIIAGMGELHLDIIVDRMKREFNVEANVGKPQVAYREAIRAKVTDIEGKHAKQSGGRGQYGHVVIDMYPLEPGSNPKGYEFINDIKGGVIPGEYIPAVDKGIQEQLKSGPLAGYPVVDLGVRLHFGSYHDVDSSELAFKLAASIAFKDGFKKAKPVLLEPIMKVEVETPEENTGDVIGDLSRRRGQLKGQESNATGVQIHAEVPLSEMFGYATQLRSLTKGRASYSMEFLKYDDAPNNVAQAVIEARGK from the coding sequence ATGGCTCGTACAACACCCATCGCGCGCTACCGTAACATCGGTATCAGTGCGCACATCGACGCCGGTAAAACCACTACTACCGAACGTATTCTGTTCTACACCGGTGTAAACCATAAAATCGGTGAAGTTCATGACGGCGCAGCCACCATGGACTGGATGGAACAGGAGCAGGAGCGTGGTATTACTATCACCTCCGCAGCGACTACTGCATTCTGGTCTGGTATGGCCAAGCAGTATGAACCGCATCGCGTAAACATCATCGACACCCCGGGGCACGTTGACTTCACAATCGAAGTAGAACGTTCCATGCGTGTGCTTGATGGTGCAGTAATGGTTTACTGCGCAGTTGGTGGTGTTCAGCCGCAGTCTGAAACCGTATGGCGTCAGGCTAACAAATATAAAGTTCCACGCATTGCGTTCGTTAACAAAATGGACCGTATGGGTGCGAACTTCCTGAAAGTTGTTGGTCAGATCAAAACCCGTCTGGGCGCGAACCCTGTTCCGCTGCAGTTGGCTATTGGTGCTGAAGAACATTTCACCGGTGTTGTTGACCTGGTGAAAATGAAAGCCATCAACTGGAACGAAGAAGACGCAGGCGTAACCTTCACTTATGAAGATATTCCGGCAGACATGCAGGAACTGGCTGAAGAATGGCACCAGAACCTGATCGAGTCCGCTGCAGAAGCTTCAGAAGAGCTGATGGAGAAATACCTCGGTGGTGAAGAACTGACTGAAGAAGAGATCAAGACTGCTCTGCGTCAGCGCGTTCTGAACAACGAAATCATCCTGGTAACCTGTGGTTCTGCGTTCAAGAACAAAGGTGTTCAGGCGATGCTGGATGCGGTAATTGATTACCTGCCATCCCCAATCGACGTACCTGCGATCAACGGTATTCTGGACGACGGTAAAGATACTCCGGCTGAGCGTCACGCTAGCGATGAAGAGCCGTTTGCTGCTCTGGCATTCAAAATCGCTACCGACCCGTTCGTGGGTAACCTGACCTTCTTCCGCGTGTACTCTGGCGTGGTTAACTCCGGTGATACTGTTTACAACCCAGTGAAATCGGCTCGTGAACGTTTTGGTCGTATCGTACAGATGCACGCCAACAAGCGTGAAGAGATCAAAGAAGTTCGCGCGGGCGATATCGCGGCTGCGATCGGTCTGAAAGATGTGACAACTGGTGACACCATTTGTGATCCAGACCACGTGATCATTCTGGAGCGTATGGAATTCCCTGAGCCGGTAATCTCCATCGCGGTAGAACCGAAAACCAAAGCTGACCAGGAAAAAATGGGTCTGGCTCTGGGCCGTCTGGCTAAAGAAGACCCGTCTTTCCGCGTATGGACTGACGAAGAATCTAACCAGACCATTATCGCCGGTATGGGTGAGCTGCACCTCGACATCATCGTTGACCGCATGAAGCGTGAATTCAACGTTGAAGCGAACGTCGGTAAACCTCAGGTTGCTTACCGTGAAGCGATTCGCGCGAAAGTTACCGATATCGAAGGTAAACACGCTAAGCAGTCTGGTGGTCGCGGTCAGTACGGTCATGTTGTTATCGACATGTACCCGCTGGAGCCGGGTTCAAACCCGAAAGGCTACGAGTTCATCAACGACATCAAAGGTGGTGTAATTCCTGGCGAATACATCCCGGCCGTTGATAAAGGCATCCAGGAACAGCTGAAATCTGGCCCGCTGGCTGGCTATCCGGTTGTTGATCTGGGCGTGCGTCTGCACTTCGGTTCTTACCATGACGTTGACTCCTCTGAGCTGGCGTTTAAACTGGCTGCTTCTATCGCCTTCAAAGATGGCTTTAAGAAAGCGAAACCTGTTCTGCTTGAGCCGATCATGAAGGTTGAAGTAGAAACGCCGGAAGAGAACACTGGTGACGTCATCGGTGACCTTAGCCGTCGTCGTGGTCAGTTGAAAGGTCAGGAATCTAACGCTACTGGTGTTCAGATTCATGCTGAAGTTCCGCTGTCTGAAATGTTCGGATATGCAACTCAGCTGCGTTCTCTGACCAAAGGTCGTGCATCTTACTCTATGGAATTCCTGAAGTATGATGATGCGCCGAACAACGTTGCTCAGGCCGTAATCGAAGCCCGCGGTAAATAA
- the tuf gene encoding elongation factor Tu, with the protein MSKEKFERTKPHVNVGTIGHVDHGKTTLTAAITTVLAKTYGGSARAFDQIDNAPEEKARGITINTSHVEYDTPSRHYAHVDCPGHADYVKNMITGAAQMDGAILVVAATDGPMPQTREHILLGRQVGVPYIIVFLNKCDMVDDEELLELVEMEVRELLSQYDFPGDDTPIVRGSALKALEGEAEWEAKIVELAGYLDSYIPEPERAIDKPFLLPIEDVFSISGRGTVVTGRVERGIVKVGEEVEIVGIKETAKSTCTGVEMFRKLLDEGRAGENVGVLLRGIKREEIERGQVLAKPGSIKPHTKFESEVYILSKDEGGRHTPFFKGYRPQFYFRTTDVTGTIELPEGVEMVMPGDNIKMVVTLIHPIAMDDGLRFAIREGGRTVGAGVVAKVLS; encoded by the coding sequence GTGTCTAAAGAAAAATTTGAACGTACAAAACCGCACGTTAACGTCGGCACCATCGGCCACGTTGACCACGGTAAAACTACTCTGACCGCTGCAATCACCACCGTACTGGCTAAAACCTACGGCGGTTCTGCTCGTGCATTCGATCAGATCGATAACGCACCGGAAGAAAAAGCACGTGGTATCACCATCAACACTTCTCACGTTGAATATGACACCCCGTCTCGCCACTACGCACACGTAGACTGCCCGGGCCACGCCGACTATGTTAAAAACATGATCACCGGTGCTGCGCAGATGGACGGCGCGATCCTGGTTGTTGCTGCGACTGACGGCCCGATGCCGCAGACTCGTGAGCACATCCTGCTGGGTCGTCAGGTTGGCGTTCCGTACATCATCGTGTTCCTGAACAAATGCGACATGGTTGATGACGAAGAGCTGCTGGAACTGGTAGAAATGGAAGTTCGTGAACTTCTGTCTCAGTACGATTTCCCGGGCGACGATACTCCGATCGTTCGTGGTTCTGCTCTGAAAGCGCTGGAAGGCGAAGCTGAGTGGGAAGCTAAAATCGTTGAACTGGCTGGCTACCTGGATTCTTACATCCCGGAACCAGAGCGTGCGATTGACAAGCCGTTCCTGCTGCCTATCGAAGACGTATTCTCCATCTCCGGCCGTGGTACTGTTGTTACCGGTCGTGTAGAGCGCGGTATCGTTAAAGTTGGCGAAGAAGTTGAAATCGTTGGTATCAAAGAGACTGCTAAGTCTACCTGTACTGGCGTTGAAATGTTCCGCAAACTGCTGGACGAAGGCCGTGCTGGTGAGAACGTTGGTGTTCTGCTGCGTGGTATCAAACGTGAAGAAATCGAACGTGGTCAGGTACTGGCTAAGCCGGGCTCTATCAAGCCGCACACCAAGTTCGAATCTGAAGTTTATATCCTGTCCAAAGACGAAGGCGGCCGTCATACTCCGTTCTTCAAAGGCTACCGTCCGCAGTTCTACTTCCGTACTACTGACGTGACGGGTACCATCGAACTGCCGGAAGGCGTAGAGATGGTAATGCCGGGCGACAACATCAAAATGGTTGTTACCCTGATCCACCCGATCGCGATGGACGACGGTCTGCGTTTCGCAATCCGTGAAGGCGGCCGTACTGTTGGT